A region from the Oceanidesulfovibrio marinus genome encodes:
- a CDS encoding endonuclease MutS2 — translation MNERTLKLLEFPSVLSLLAKHAMSEPGREACLALGPYPDVQTVSRENRVLAEAFAWFGESEHKPTDFPPLEGLFDVIEEGRSHLDLDDLSGLKATLAEARRSLDVFGTPEAAAQTGRDLRWPLLAGEAWAVRFPEKTWSGLRRCLSEQGHLKDESSPELMAARAGIREVHKQCIKRVKAYVLDNNLTNYLQDDYVTISSDRYVLPLKASYKTKLPGIIHDYSQTGETCYFEPLFLVEINNQAQEIRQEERAAEREVLRLLTSFARDEYDQLKACYELLIRLDVLHSKVGLGAQLDALPLEVAPGAPIVLNEVRHPLLAADPRAKATSLDIVMEQQHHGLVVSGGNAGGKTVCLKTLGLSALMAMSGLPVPAAEGSTLPLWERLYVFMGDEQSLADHVSTFTAQIERLSGLLPSVTETTLVLLDEFGAGTDPAQGAALAQAVIEDLLERGATVAAATHFPALKVFALTDDRVRAASVLFDPATKKPLYKLAFDQVGQSQALEAAREHGLPESVLARAESILNPNLPEGVDPSRIMDRLNALAVNREAEVSGLRQERKKLKDREARLRERFEKDKDKLFEEVRAASRRILREWQERKVSHKQAMRELAEARDKVRTTSKEGAAEQAGPERAVAFEDFEKGQAIRYLPWAKKAVVEELDSKRKLLKVDISGVSLWAKPEDAVPMEQGGQPAPQPIQQSAKQSAKQQGKAASGAGSMRLDLRGKRGDEAVAELGKVMDNALMRNVAQIEVVHGKGTGALRREVHSFLEHSPAVASFDLADEEHGGDGMTLVELK, via the coding sequence ATGAACGAACGCACCCTGAAGCTGCTCGAATTCCCCAGCGTCCTGAGCCTGCTTGCAAAGCACGCCATGTCCGAACCGGGTCGCGAAGCGTGTCTTGCCCTGGGGCCATACCCCGATGTGCAGACCGTCTCGCGCGAGAACCGTGTGTTGGCCGAGGCCTTTGCCTGGTTCGGCGAGAGCGAGCACAAGCCCACCGACTTTCCGCCGCTGGAGGGCCTCTTCGATGTTATCGAGGAAGGCCGCTCGCACCTTGATCTGGACGACCTCAGCGGGCTCAAGGCTACGCTGGCCGAGGCGCGCAGGAGCCTGGACGTGTTCGGCACGCCCGAGGCCGCCGCACAGACCGGCCGCGATCTCCGCTGGCCGTTGCTCGCCGGCGAGGCCTGGGCCGTGCGCTTCCCCGAGAAAACCTGGTCCGGCCTCAGACGCTGCCTGAGCGAGCAGGGCCATCTCAAGGACGAGAGCTCCCCGGAGCTGATGGCCGCCCGCGCCGGTATCCGCGAGGTGCACAAGCAGTGCATCAAGAGGGTCAAGGCGTACGTCCTGGACAACAACCTGACCAACTATCTCCAGGACGACTACGTGACGATCTCCTCGGACCGTTACGTGCTGCCGCTCAAGGCGAGCTACAAGACCAAACTGCCCGGCATCATCCACGACTACTCGCAGACCGGCGAAACGTGCTACTTCGAGCCGCTGTTCCTGGTGGAGATCAACAACCAGGCCCAGGAAATTCGCCAAGAGGAGCGCGCCGCCGAGCGTGAGGTCCTGCGGCTGCTTACGTCCTTTGCCCGCGACGAGTACGACCAGCTCAAGGCCTGCTACGAGCTGCTCATCCGGCTGGACGTGCTCCATTCCAAGGTGGGACTGGGCGCGCAGCTTGACGCGTTGCCTCTGGAGGTTGCGCCCGGCGCGCCCATCGTGCTCAACGAGGTGCGCCATCCGCTGCTCGCAGCAGATCCCAGGGCCAAGGCCACGTCCCTCGACATCGTGATGGAGCAGCAGCACCACGGCCTTGTGGTCTCCGGCGGCAACGCCGGCGGCAAGACCGTGTGCCTCAAGACGCTGGGCCTCTCCGCGCTCATGGCCATGAGCGGCCTGCCTGTACCGGCGGCCGAGGGCTCCACGCTGCCCCTGTGGGAGCGGCTCTATGTCTTCATGGGCGATGAGCAGAGCCTGGCCGACCACGTTTCCACATTTACTGCGCAGATCGAGCGCCTTTCCGGATTGCTGCCGTCGGTCACGGAGACGACCCTGGTGCTGCTGGACGAGTTTGGCGCCGGCACCGACCCGGCCCAGGGCGCCGCTCTGGCCCAGGCGGTCATCGAAGACCTGTTGGAGCGCGGCGCTACAGTTGCCGCGGCCACACACTTTCCGGCGCTCAAGGTCTTTGCGCTCACGGACGATCGTGTGCGCGCCGCTTCGGTGCTGTTCGATCCCGCCACCAAAAAGCCGCTGTACAAGCTGGCATTCGATCAGGTGGGGCAGTCCCAGGCGCTGGAGGCCGCACGCGAGCACGGCCTGCCCGAGAGCGTACTGGCTCGGGCCGAGTCCATTCTCAACCCCAACCTGCCCGAAGGCGTGGACCCCTCGCGCATCATGGACCGGCTCAACGCCCTGGCCGTGAACCGTGAGGCCGAGGTTTCCGGACTCAGGCAGGAGCGCAAGAAGCTCAAGGACCGCGAGGCCCGGCTGCGGGAGCGCTTCGAGAAGGACAAGGACAAGCTTTTCGAGGAGGTCCGCGCGGCCTCCCGCCGCATTTTGCGCGAGTGGCAGGAGCGCAAGGTGAGCCACAAGCAGGCCATGCGCGAGCTTGCCGAGGCGCGGGACAAGGTCCGCACCACGAGCAAGGAAGGCGCGGCCGAGCAGGCCGGTCCCGAGAGAGCAGTGGCCTTCGAGGATTTCGAAAAAGGCCAGGCCATCCGCTACCTCCCCTGGGCCAAGAAGGCCGTGGTGGAAGAGCTGGACTCCAAGCGCAAGCTGCTCAAGGTGGACATCAGCGGCGTCTCCCTGTGGGCCAAGCCCGAGGACGCCGTGCCCATGGAGCAGGGCGGCCAACCCGCGCCCCAACCGATTCAGCAATCCGCAAAGCAATCTGCGAAACAGCAGGGCAAGGCGGCGTCCGGAGCCGGCTCCATGCGCCTGGACCTTCGCGGCAAGCGCGGCGATGAAGCCGTGGCTGAGCTGGGCAAGGTGATGGACAACGCCCTGATGCGCAACGTGGCCCAGATCGAGGTGGTGCACGGCAAGGGCACCGGCGCATTGCGGCGTGAGGTGCACAGCTTTCTGGAACACTCGCCGGCCGTGGCATCCTTTGACCTGGCCGATGAGGAGCACGGCGGCGATGGTATGACGCTGGTGGAGCTCAAATAG
- a CDS encoding GatB/YqeY domain-containing protein → MSLLSRIEQDFLTAYKAKEEVRVRVLRALKTAAKNKHVELGREPNDDEVIAILGKEAKQRHESVDQFTKGDREDLADKEREELEILSEYLPQQLSPEETEAAVDEAIQKTGASSMKDMGGVMQEVMASHKGRIDGKVVSEIVRRRLAG, encoded by the coding sequence ATGAGTCTTCTTTCTCGTATCGAGCAGGACTTTCTGACGGCCTACAAGGCCAAGGAAGAAGTCCGTGTTCGGGTTTTGCGCGCCCTCAAAACGGCCGCAAAGAACAAGCACGTCGAGCTCGGCCGTGAGCCGAACGACGACGAGGTCATCGCTATCCTGGGCAAGGAAGCCAAGCAGCGCCACGAATCGGTGGATCAGTTCACCAAGGGCGACCGCGAGGATCTTGCCGACAAGGAGCGCGAGGAGCTCGAAATCCTGAGCGAGTACCTTCCGCAACAGCTTTCCCCGGAAGAGACCGAAGCCGCCGTGGATGAAGCCATCCAGAAGACCGGCGCCTCTTCCATGAAGGATATGGGCGGCGTGATGCAGGAAGTGATGGCCTCCCACAAGGGTCGCATCGACGGCAAGGTCGTCAGCGAAATCGTTCGCCGCCGTCTGGCCGGCTGA
- the rpsU gene encoding 30S ribosomal protein S21: MPGVFLDDSDHFDVALRRFKKQVEKAGVLSELKKRQHYEKPSVMRKKKKAAARKRLLKKMRKMNLL, from the coding sequence TTGCCCGGAGTCTTTCTGGACGATTCCGACCATTTTGATGTAGCTCTGCGCCGCTTCAAGAAGCAGGTAGAGAAGGCCGGCGTGCTTTCCGAGCTCAAGAAGCGTCAGCATTACGAGAAGCCCAGCGTCATGCGGAAGAAGAAAAAGGCCGCTGCGCGCAAACGGCTGCTCAAGAAGATGCGGAAGATGAACCTCCTCTAG
- a CDS encoding HU family DNA-binding protein, whose product MTKADLVVKVAEKANLTKADAERALNAFLEAVESTLVKEGKLTLTGFGTFVVETRQERKGRNPRTGQEITIPASKVVKFRPGKLLKDAVK is encoded by the coding sequence ATGACCAAGGCTGACCTCGTAGTGAAGGTGGCGGAGAAAGCGAACTTGACCAAGGCCGACGCAGAGCGCGCCCTGAACGCTTTTCTCGAGGCTGTGGAGTCCACCCTGGTGAAGGAAGGTAAACTGACCCTGACCGGTTTCGGGACGTTTGTTGTCGAGACTCGTCAGGAGCGCAAGGGCCGCAACCCGCGCACCGGTCAAGAAATCACGATCCCCGCTTCCAAGGTCGTCAAGTTCCGGCCCGGCAAGCTCCTCAAGGACGCCGTCAAGTAA
- the rsmA gene encoding 16S rRNA (adenine(1518)-N(6)/adenine(1519)-N(6))-dimethyltransferase RsmA, with protein MSASSVANGPGPAKRSLGQNFLVDPNTSRRIVQALDIGPDDHVVEIGPGRGALTDILTASDAAAVYAVEKDRELAPVLKARHPGLRVALIDAMDVAWERLAPALSWKIIGNLPYNVASPIMWEIAHRALAASRCVFMVQKEVAQRLAAPPGSKTYGALGVFVQSYMDVKLAFTVGPQVFRPRPKIDSAVVVFSRKNAPGVDARALGSVLATCFQKRRKQLGSILKQYWSEELDRLFEERGLSPTMRPENLRPEDFQALANALIICFRP; from the coding sequence ATGAGCGCATCGAGCGTCGCAAATGGGCCCGGACCGGCAAAGCGCAGCCTGGGCCAGAACTTTCTTGTGGATCCAAACACCTCGCGCCGTATTGTGCAGGCCCTGGATATCGGGCCGGATGACCATGTGGTGGAGATCGGCCCGGGCCGCGGCGCGTTGACGGATATTCTGACGGCGTCGGATGCGGCGGCCGTCTACGCCGTGGAAAAGGACCGGGAGCTGGCGCCCGTGCTCAAGGCGCGGCATCCCGGCCTGCGCGTGGCGCTCATCGACGCCATGGACGTGGCCTGGGAGCGGCTGGCCCCGGCGCTGTCGTGGAAGATCATCGGCAACCTGCCGTACAACGTGGCCTCGCCGATCATGTGGGAAATCGCACACAGGGCGCTTGCCGCCTCGCGTTGCGTTTTCATGGTGCAAAAGGAGGTGGCGCAGCGTCTGGCCGCACCTCCCGGTTCCAAAACCTATGGGGCACTGGGCGTTTTCGTACAGTCGTACATGGACGTGAAGCTCGCATTCACCGTAGGCCCGCAAGTTTTTCGACCCCGCCCGAAAATTGATTCGGCAGTGGTCGTGTTCAGCAGGAAGAACGCTCCCGGCGTGGATGCTCGGGCCCTGGGAAGTGTGCTGGCCACATGCTTTCAGAAGAGGCGCAAGCAGTTAGGATCAATATTGAAACAGTACTGGAGCGAGGAATTGGACAGGCTTTTCGAGGAGCGTGGACTGAGCCCCACCATGCGGCCCGAGAATCTGCGCCCCGAGGACTTCCAAGCCCTTGCCAATGCACTGATCATCTGTTTTCGGCCTTGA
- a CDS encoding alpha,alpha-trehalose-phosphate synthase (UDP-forming), translated as MDLTRLVVVSNRLPAALKKDEQGDWKVVPGAGGLVTAMAPVLRDRGGTWIGWSGTAGGAEVMDLLASFSKEAGYELKPVGLTAEEVNDFYFGFSNEVVWPLFHDFQSRCNFKPRYWHRYVDVNRKFAEAVAKWSGENDYVWIHDYHLMHVGWWLKEMGVTRRTGFYLHIPFPPVDIFLKMPWRTKILQALMEYDLVGFQTYRDRRNFIQCLKLFFPDVKAKGRGPVVRITHDGGTFNAGYFSIGIDYKQFNDMARRPSVKKLAQTIKEADDDRMIILGVDRLDYTKGVPQRLEAVRTAIENYPELHGKIIFTQVLVPSREKVPEYVALKEEIERLVGEINGKFSQPGYTPVQYMYRSLSREELVAYYRAADMALVTPLRDGMNLVAKEYCACNINRKGVLFLSEFAGAAAQLQNGALLVNPYDVEGVAKAIHHAYYMDDKDKRLRMRKMQDIIRKYDIFWWLDSFLQAGFSRGLGDFPPQESVDYAAFFEMGEVEESEDDSSRM; from the coding sequence ATGGATTTGACTCGTCTCGTCGTCGTCTCCAACCGGCTGCCGGCCGCCCTGAAAAAGGATGAGCAGGGCGACTGGAAGGTCGTGCCGGGCGCAGGCGGCCTGGTTACGGCCATGGCGCCGGTGCTTCGGGACCGCGGCGGCACCTGGATAGGCTGGTCTGGCACGGCCGGCGGCGCGGAGGTCATGGATCTGCTGGCCTCCTTTTCCAAGGAGGCCGGTTACGAGCTGAAGCCGGTGGGCCTGACCGCGGAGGAGGTCAACGACTTCTACTTCGGCTTTTCTAACGAGGTGGTCTGGCCGCTGTTTCACGATTTCCAGTCGCGCTGCAACTTCAAACCCCGCTACTGGCACCGCTATGTGGACGTGAATCGCAAGTTCGCCGAAGCCGTGGCCAAGTGGAGCGGCGAGAACGACTATGTCTGGATTCACGACTACCACCTCATGCACGTGGGCTGGTGGCTCAAGGAGATGGGCGTTACGCGGCGCACCGGCTTCTATCTGCACATCCCTTTCCCGCCCGTGGACATCTTCCTCAAGATGCCGTGGCGCACCAAGATTCTCCAGGCGCTCATGGAGTACGACCTCGTGGGGTTCCAGACCTACCGCGACCGCCGGAACTTCATCCAGTGCCTCAAGCTCTTTTTCCCGGACGTGAAGGCCAAGGGCCGCGGCCCCGTCGTGCGGATCACCCACGACGGCGGCACCTTCAACGCCGGCTACTTCTCCATCGGCATCGACTACAAGCAGTTCAACGACATGGCCCGGCGGCCGTCCGTAAAGAAGCTGGCCCAGACCATCAAGGAGGCGGACGACGACCGGATGATCATTCTCGGTGTGGACCGCCTGGACTACACCAAAGGCGTGCCTCAACGGCTGGAGGCGGTACGCACGGCGATCGAGAACTATCCGGAGCTGCACGGCAAGATCATCTTCACCCAGGTGCTGGTTCCCAGCCGCGAGAAGGTGCCGGAGTACGTGGCGCTCAAGGAGGAGATCGAGCGCCTTGTGGGCGAGATCAACGGCAAGTTCTCCCAGCCCGGCTACACACCCGTCCAGTACATGTACCGCAGCCTCTCCCGGGAGGAGCTTGTGGCCTACTACCGCGCCGCGGACATGGCCCTGGTCACGCCGCTGCGCGACGGCATGAACCTAGTGGCCAAGGAGTACTGCGCCTGCAACATCAACAGGAAGGGCGTGCTTTTTCTCTCGGAGTTCGCCGGGGCAGCGGCGCAGCTGCAGAATGGCGCGCTGCTTGTGAACCCGTACGACGTGGAGGGCGTGGCCAAGGCCATCCACCACGCCTACTACATGGACGACAAGGACAAGCGCCTCCGCATGCGCAAAATGCAGGATATCATCCGCAAGTACGATATCTTCTGGTGGCTGGACTCCTTCCTCCAGGCCGGATTCTCGCGCGGGTTGGGCGATTTCCCGCCGCAGGAGAGCGTGGATTACGCCGCGTTCTTCGAGATGGGCGAGGTCGAGGAGTCCGAAGACGACTCGTCCAGGATGTGA
- a CDS encoding DUF2062 domain-containing protein, whose protein sequence is MKLFKKRPDFLKALVQQDWTPRGLWTSFSRLLRLNYLRILRLKASAHSIALGAALGIFVGFLPIIPFQSVTVIALALLFRANKIAAFSCTWISNAFNVIPFYYMLYVVGSHVLPFQVEFDPHHLELKELIAEGWRLTVLMSTGGLVMGIPSAVAMYFLTLRAVLTYRRRRAMRLLKKRQHHLL, encoded by the coding sequence ATGAAATTGTTCAAAAAACGCCCGGACTTCCTGAAAGCGCTGGTCCAACAGGACTGGACGCCGCGCGGTCTGTGGACCAGCTTCTCCCGCCTGCTTCGGCTCAACTACCTGCGCATTCTGCGACTCAAGGCCTCGGCCCATTCCATCGCCTTGGGGGCGGCGCTTGGCATCTTCGTAGGCTTTCTGCCAATCATCCCCTTTCAGAGTGTCACGGTCATCGCCCTGGCGCTGCTCTTTCGCGCCAATAAGATCGCGGCCTTCAGTTGCACCTGGATTTCGAACGCATTCAATGTCATACCATTTTACTATATGCTTTATGTGGTGGGCAGCCACGTGCTGCCGTTCCAGGTGGAGTTTGATCCGCATCATTTGGAGCTCAAGGAGTTGATCGCCGAGGGCTGGCGACTGACGGTGCTGATGTCCACGGGGGGGCTTGTGATGGGCATTCCCAGCGCCGTCGCCATGTACTTCCTGACGCTACGGGCGGTGCTTACGTATCGCCGCCGTCGGGCCATGCGCCTGCTCAAGAAACGGCAGCATCATCTTCTTTAG
- the fusA gene encoding elongation factor G yields MATTVSKRRLDKLRNIGIIAHIDAGKTTLTERFLFYSHKIHRMGEVHEGTATMDFMPEEQERGITISSACTTSFWNDHTLNLIDTPGHVDFTIEVERSLRVLDGAVGVFCGVGGVEPQSETVWRQSERFHVPKLAFVNKMDRLGADFEAVLDAIHTKLGATVLPITIPIGSGQDFEGVIDVMTMERLAFDTESMGEQVGRYPLTDEERELAEPWRERFFETLSDVDEAVMEAYLSGDPVPLETLKHAVRRATLGLKLVPVYSGSALKNIGVQPVFDGVCDFLPSPMEAVPPVGRDPNTGREWVIEPNFDDPMVALVFKVSMVGGRRQTFLRIYAGTLSVGEIVRNVTQGQDERVARLFRVHADHREKIEKAAAGDIVVLAGMKLARTGDTLTAAGRQIVLESIEAYQPVISVAIEPRNSSEADKLDEVLQKSLAEDPTLTLVQDEDTGQRILSGMGELHLEVVLDRLRREYGVEPRVGKPQVVHQETVTRTAEAWGEFHRELGEIMHFGRVQVRVEPLERGAGRQVRLGVSSEDWPEQWLAAAEDGVSDALQSGVIKGYAVHDVRVTIIGMERKEGESTPAGYHMAAAQAVREGLTSAGPTLLEPIMRVEISVPEEYVGEAVGLLGSLNARVEDIDDAGKGMKVVRGLAAMRALFGFSTTLRSATQGRAGLSISFARFDTLAT; encoded by the coding sequence ATGGCAACGACCGTCTCCAAACGCCGTCTCGACAAGCTTCGCAATATCGGCATCATCGCGCACATCGATGCCGGCAAGACCACCCTTACGGAACGATTTCTCTTCTACTCCCACAAGATACATCGCATGGGCGAAGTGCATGAAGGCACCGCGACCATGGACTTCATGCCCGAGGAGCAGGAGCGGGGCATCACCATCAGCTCCGCCTGCACCACGAGCTTCTGGAACGACCACACCCTGAACCTCATCGACACGCCCGGCCACGTGGATTTCACCATCGAGGTGGAGCGATCCCTGCGCGTGCTGGACGGCGCCGTGGGCGTGTTCTGCGGCGTGGGCGGGGTGGAGCCCCAGTCGGAAACCGTGTGGCGCCAGTCGGAGCGGTTCCACGTGCCCAAGCTCGCCTTTGTGAACAAGATGGACCGGTTGGGCGCTGATTTCGAGGCCGTGCTCGACGCCATCCACACCAAGCTCGGCGCGACCGTCCTGCCCATCACCATCCCCATCGGCTCCGGCCAGGACTTCGAAGGCGTCATCGACGTGATGACCATGGAGCGCCTGGCGTTCGACACGGAGTCCATGGGCGAGCAGGTGGGGCGCTATCCCCTGACCGACGAAGAGCGCGAGCTGGCCGAGCCGTGGCGGGAGCGCTTCTTTGAGACGCTCTCCGACGTGGACGAGGCCGTCATGGAGGCGTACCTCTCCGGGGACCCCGTCCCCTTGGAGACCCTCAAGCACGCCGTGCGGCGGGCGACCCTCGGCCTCAAGCTGGTGCCCGTGTATAGTGGCTCGGCCCTCAAGAACATCGGCGTGCAGCCCGTGTTCGACGGGGTGTGCGACTTTCTGCCGAGCCCGATGGAGGCTGTGCCGCCGGTGGGCCGCGATCCCAACACCGGCAGGGAGTGGGTCATCGAGCCAAACTTCGACGATCCCATGGTGGCCCTCGTGTTCAAGGTCTCCATGGTGGGCGGCCGGCGCCAGACCTTTTTGCGCATCTACGCCGGCACTCTGTCCGTGGGCGAGATCGTGCGCAACGTGACCCAGGGTCAGGACGAGCGCGTGGCGCGATTGTTCCGCGTGCACGCCGACCACCGCGAGAAGATCGAGAAAGCCGCGGCAGGAGACATCGTGGTGCTGGCCGGCATGAAACTGGCGCGCACCGGCGATACGCTCACCGCCGCGGGCAGGCAGATCGTGCTCGAATCCATCGAGGCGTATCAGCCGGTCATCTCCGTGGCTATCGAGCCGCGCAACTCTTCGGAGGCGGACAAGCTGGACGAGGTCCTGCAGAAATCCCTGGCCGAGGACCCGACTCTTACCCTGGTGCAGGACGAGGACACGGGCCAGCGCATCCTCTCCGGCATGGGCGAGCTTCACTTGGAGGTGGTGCTGGACCGGTTGCGCCGCGAGTACGGCGTGGAGCCGCGGGTGGGCAAGCCGCAGGTCGTGCATCAGGAGACCGTAACCCGGACGGCCGAAGCCTGGGGCGAGTTCCACCGTGAGCTCGGCGAGATCATGCACTTCGGACGCGTGCAGGTGCGTGTGGAACCGCTGGAGCGCGGGGCCGGCCGCCAGGTGCGCCTGGGCGTGAGTAGCGAGGACTGGCCGGAACAATGGCTTGCCGCGGCCGAGGACGGCGTCTCCGACGCCCTGCAGAGTGGTGTGATCAAAGGGTACGCCGTGCACGACGTGCGTGTGACCATCATCGGCATGGAGCGCAAGGAAGGGGAGTCCACCCCGGCCGGTTACCACATGGCCGCAGCGCAAGCCGTGCGAGAAGGGCTGACCAGCGCCGGCCCCACCTTGCTTGAGCCCATCATGCGCGTGGAGATATCCGTGCCGGAAGAGTACGTGGGCGAGGCCGTGGGCCTGTTGGGCAGCCTGAACGCCCGGGTAGAGGACATAGACGACGCCGGCAAAGGCATGAAGGTCGTGCGCGGCCTGGCAGCCATGCGCGCGCTTTTCGGTTTCTCCACCACGCTGCGTTCCGCAACCCAGGGGCGCGCCGGATTGTCCATCTCCTTCGCACGCTTCGACACGCTTGCTACGTGA
- a CDS encoding histidinol dehydrogenase: MSSAPSDPEDRSKGGCDANQSALPSWFLDAALSDTPFAEAFDAVGDSRRALLKTAIARLTTVYGTSAIAFSSESQGYSNGFTLSRHVRPAHCAFIVIDEHFASPSALLAALMPALLAGVPDVAVVRIAGKKAKQWPDSLLCAMELAGQELAVDVTMESFHTLLADMSGSGVTCRLVLLGRRSQKLIAALAAQCNHDMEFRFLSEPSSLAAWFDHSFDYEAAAWAHPNAVRTCWVTDDDVEAPGWDCVHGSWDEFVVQRNDAWLVPVDHLAGLHGAVDVILGPGEEGSWLYPELNLSYFLHHVVALGPEGVGGC; this comes from the coding sequence ATGAGCAGCGCCCCTTCAGATCCTGAAGACCGCTCCAAAGGCGGGTGCGACGCGAACCAGAGCGCTCTTCCGTCGTGGTTTCTGGACGCCGCGCTTTCGGACACGCCCTTTGCCGAAGCCTTCGACGCCGTGGGCGACAGCCGCCGGGCGCTCCTGAAAACCGCCATCGCCAGACTCACCACCGTGTACGGGACGAGCGCCATCGCCTTCAGCAGCGAGAGCCAGGGCTACAGCAACGGCTTCACGCTGAGCCGGCATGTTCGCCCGGCCCACTGCGCGTTCATCGTTATCGATGAGCATTTCGCATCGCCGTCCGCCTTGCTCGCCGCGCTCATGCCGGCCTTGCTCGCCGGAGTTCCGGACGTTGCGGTGGTGCGCATCGCGGGCAAGAAGGCCAAACAGTGGCCGGACTCCCTGTTGTGCGCCATGGAGCTGGCCGGGCAGGAACTGGCCGTGGATGTGACCATGGAGAGCTTCCACACATTGCTCGCAGACATGAGCGGCTCCGGCGTTACCTGCCGGCTGGTGCTGCTCGGACGGCGGTCGCAGAAGCTCATTGCGGCCCTGGCTGCGCAATGCAACCACGACATGGAGTTCCGCTTCCTGTCCGAGCCGTCCTCCCTGGCCGCCTGGTTCGACCACTCCTTTGACTACGAGGCCGCGGCCTGGGCGCATCCCAACGCGGTGCGGACGTGTTGGGTCACGGACGACGACGTGGAGGCTCCCGGCTGGGACTGCGTGCACGGCTCCTGGGACGAGTTCGTGGTGCAGCGCAACGACGCCTGGCTGGTGCCGGTCGATCACCTGGCCGGTCTGCACGGCGCGGTGGACGTCATCCTGGGACCCGGAGAGGAGGGCAGCTGGCTTTACCCGGAGCTGAACCTCAGCTATTTTCTCCATCACGTTGTGGCCCTGGGGCCCGAGGGCGTGGGCGGCTGCTGA
- a CDS encoding outer membrane protein assembly factor BamD has product MNHVRARLCILLLLVTMLGGCGIIDYLYLPVPEDTAQELWEAGVDNMNATNYYKAARYFTQLRDRYPFSPYTAQAELALGDALYLNGDYEQAMDAYLEFEMLHPRHEEMPYVLYQIGVSGYKSFTTIDRPQPLVAQGIEYLRRLQETYPQSVYAQQAGEYIKLSREILAKRELFVADFYWKRERYSGAWNRYTYVAENFGDLPEYQEYAKRQAELSYLRFQQQASEMAMRQMEGSWRDYFYWL; this is encoded by the coding sequence ATGAACCACGTTAGAGCGCGACTCTGTATTCTTTTGCTTCTCGTCACGATGCTCGGCGGATGCGGCATCATCGACTACCTGTACCTGCCCGTTCCGGAAGACACCGCCCAGGAGCTGTGGGAAGCCGGCGTGGACAACATGAACGCCACCAACTACTACAAGGCGGCGCGCTACTTCACCCAGCTCAGGGACCGGTACCCCTTCAGCCCTTACACGGCGCAGGCCGAGCTCGCCCTTGGCGACGCCCTGTACCTCAACGGGGACTACGAGCAGGCAATGGACGCCTACCTCGAGTTCGAGATGCTCCATCCACGGCACGAGGAAATGCCGTACGTTCTCTACCAGATCGGCGTCTCGGGGTATAAATCGTTCACAACCATCGACAGGCCGCAGCCCCTGGTGGCCCAGGGCATCGAGTATCTGCGCCGCCTGCAGGAAACCTATCCCCAGTCCGTGTACGCGCAGCAGGCCGGCGAGTACATCAAACTCTCGCGTGAGATTCTTGCCAAGCGCGAGCTCTTCGTGGCCGACTTCTACTGGAAGCGGGAACGATACAGCGGCGCCTGGAATCGCTATACGTACGTTGCGGAGAATTTCGGGGATCTCCCTGAGTATCAGGAGTATGCAAAACGCCAGGCAGAGCTCTCCTATCTGCGATTCCAGCAGCAGGCCTCAGAGATGGCCATGCGGCAGATGGAAGGCTCCTGGCGCGACTACTTCTACTGGCTCTAA